Proteins from a genomic interval of Chitinophagales bacterium:
- the secG gene encoding preprotein translocase subunit SecG translates to MYVFITILIIFICLLMMLVILVQNPKGGGLGAGFGGGGGGNMMGGVKQTTDFLDKATWTLIIALFVLSILTSAFLPDQRNSGDNGNETLIESINDNE, encoded by the coding sequence ATGTACGTATTTATAACCATCCTCATTATTTTCATCTGTCTGTTGATGATGTTGGTAATCTTAGTGCAGAATCCTAAAGGCGGTGGTTTAGGCGCTGGCTTTGGTGGCGGTGGCGGTGGCAATATGATGGGAGGTGTAAAACAAACAACAGACTTCCTAGATAAAGCTACTTGGACACTTATTATTGCTTTGTTTGTCTTGAGTATTTTGACCAGTGCTTTTTTGCCTGACCAAAGAAATAGTGGAGACAATGGCAATGAAACACTTATCGAAAGTATTAATGATAACGAATAA
- a CDS encoding TlpA disulfide reductase family protein encodes MKLICCPIFFLLILFSLQSCNNSSIKALQKAKAVELAADDKGYHVKIGEKAPDFEMTLADGTTTSMEELKGKVVMLQFTASWCVVCRQEMPHIEKEIWQAHQNKDLVVIGIDRDEPLGTVQKFADQMKITYPLALDPNADIFGLFASKKSGVTRNVVVDKKGNIAFLTRLYNEKEFGEMKTVIESLLK; translated from the coding sequence ATGAAATTAATTTGTTGCCCCATTTTCTTCCTGCTCATCCTTTTCTCCCTTCAAAGTTGCAACAATTCGTCTATCAAAGCCCTGCAAAAGGCGAAAGCAGTAGAGCTGGCAGCAGATGACAAAGGCTATCACGTCAAAATTGGCGAAAAAGCACCCGATTTTGAGATGACCTTAGCCGACGGAACGACTACTTCAATGGAGGAATTGAAGGGGAAAGTGGTCATGCTGCAATTTACGGCAAGTTGGTGTGTTGTGTGTCGTCAAGAGATGCCGCATATTGAGAAAGAGATTTGGCAAGCGCATCAAAATAAAGATTTGGTAGTCATTGGAATAGATAGAGATGAACCGCTCGGAACGGTACAAAAATTTGCAGACCAGATGAAGATTACCTACCCCTTAGCACTCGACCCAAATGCAGACATTTTTGGCTTGTTTGCCTCCAAAAAATCAGGCGTTACCCGCAATGTAGTGGTAGATAAAAAGGGAAACATCGCCTTTTTGACGAGGCTGTACAATGAGAAAGAGTTTGGAGAAATGAAAACGGTGATAGAAAGCTTGTTGAAGTAA
- a CDS encoding SNF2-related protein, producing MSSTSTIIQRYIGNNSTTKSRSKGQGIFKRNAYELERLDIDREIAIYKVVSEYSFEKYKVLITDFKTGGSIEAECSCPYDWGGICKHRIAALLALEKQIRELESTNAIQAYDQSHTVLYMQSIKENIIHHNMAHGDWTKARQLAKNSRAEIRFAGDRMVTATVKFKSANHGVEIKKIGQDKIITSCTCNETKYKICLHKAVVFLQLRMERGDNAFDSIRDWTSRKNQLLADYGFSLADDLTGKFEFVMHKDKPELKVLDNSLIKINDLEKWGKKYKTVAIKDKSLPVPLQEGRLRQPEKEVLTIGYIFHFDDNTYMPGFVIQAVCGKLNAQGNKISAKLNPLTDEVGNIPSRFLGILDDKDRSILQLIHELAREEVAHYAFSHSMCKLSTIATFGGRTVALLEQKNLKDTAYQVTQTYITQRLRTLFGLLKDKITYINILPTRGLPNLKDLQTVEIASTVAHVHFSLYNKGNLIQLSSAIKYDDKIIPIDKVLLVSPQILYQNEQLFLIENVEELDSLQLFLEHPNISVRKEKLSELIKNVVIPLQSKHPVDIQLDLEIKETESSAKAQLYLKETEEFLLFQPIVDYSGQQLELDGAAEWVIEKEGEITRMARDTDFEKWFSAFMQTLHLDFIQQATEITNGLYYFLNYEEVMENEWFLDAFEKLEQKNIEVFGFKSLSKFHYDLHRPMMDFEVTSGIDWFDIRTDITFGDQTVSLREVQRALLRNENFVRLNNGKLGVLPEKWLIKYADLFKLSTIKGKQLRISKVHFSLVDELYEMIDDEEVQKELFLKKQKLKSFRNVEKVQMPLNMKANLRDYQKEGYNWMNFLDEFQWGGCLADDMGLGKTLQVLTLLQHKKEEKQTSTNLVVAPTTLLFNWEKEVEKFCPDLTIFRHHGPFREKSTTEHFADYDIIITSYGTLTSDIDLFSKYQFDYIVLDESQAIKNPSTKRYKASRLLKATNRIALTGTPIENNTFDLYAQMNFLNPGMLGSIEFFKKEFANPIDKYNDNIKAQALRKIVYPFILRRTKELVAKELPEKTETVLYCEMNGQQRKVYEAFRDNYRLKILEKIDEEGMSKAGMYILEGLMKLRQICNSPALLNDTEDYGKDSIKLKELMEHVKDITDNHKILVFSQFLGMLAMIKEQLEKEGIKYEYLDGSLTATARKDAVNHFQEDEKCRIFLISLKAGSLGLTLTEADYVYLIDPWWNPAVEQQAIDRTHRIGQTKNVFAYRMICRDTIEEKIMSLQEKKRALAEDLISTEQSFMKQLNRGDVAFLFS from the coding sequence GTGTCTTCAACAAGCACCATCATCCAAAGATATATTGGTAACAACTCTACCACCAAAAGCCGAAGCAAAGGGCAAGGTATTTTCAAAAGAAATGCGTACGAATTGGAACGCTTAGATATTGATAGAGAAATTGCTATTTATAAAGTTGTCAGCGAATATTCTTTTGAAAAATACAAAGTATTGATTACCGACTTCAAAACGGGAGGTAGCATTGAAGCCGAATGTAGTTGCCCATATGATTGGGGAGGTATCTGCAAACATAGAATTGCAGCATTGTTGGCTTTGGAGAAGCAAATCAGAGAATTAGAGAGTACAAATGCGATTCAAGCCTACGACCAATCACATACGGTACTGTATATGCAAAGCATCAAAGAAAACATCATTCACCACAATATGGCGCATGGTGACTGGACAAAAGCCCGTCAATTGGCTAAAAATTCGAGAGCAGAAATTCGGTTTGCAGGCGACAGAATGGTGACTGCAACGGTGAAATTTAAAAGTGCAAACCACGGAGTCGAAATCAAAAAAATCGGGCAAGACAAAATCATTACTTCTTGTACCTGCAATGAAACCAAATACAAAATCTGTTTACACAAAGCCGTTGTTTTCCTGCAATTGAGGATGGAGCGAGGTGACAACGCTTTTGATTCAATACGTGATTGGACCAGCCGAAAAAACCAACTTTTAGCAGATTATGGCTTTAGCCTTGCCGATGATCTGACAGGAAAATTTGAGTTTGTCATGCACAAAGACAAACCCGAACTAAAAGTATTGGATAATTCACTCATAAAAATCAATGACTTAGAAAAGTGGGGCAAAAAATACAAGACAGTTGCCATCAAAGATAAATCCCTTCCCGTTCCTTTACAAGAAGGGCGATTGCGGCAGCCTGAAAAAGAAGTTTTAACCATTGGCTACATTTTCCACTTCGATGACAATACCTACATGCCTGGATTTGTCATTCAGGCAGTATGCGGAAAACTCAATGCACAAGGCAATAAAATATCGGCAAAACTAAACCCACTAACCGATGAAGTAGGCAATATTCCCAGCCGTTTTTTGGGTATTTTAGACGATAAAGACCGAAGCATTTTGCAGCTAATCCACGAACTCGCCCGAGAAGAAGTTGCCCACTATGCCTTCAGTCATTCGATGTGCAAACTTTCTACAATTGCCACATTTGGAGGCAGAACGGTTGCCTTATTGGAGCAAAAAAACCTAAAAGATACGGCTTACCAAGTCACACAAACCTACATCACCCAACGACTCCGAACACTTTTTGGACTGCTAAAAGACAAAATCACCTACATTAACATCCTTCCCACCCGTGGACTTCCTAATTTGAAAGATCTTCAAACCGTAGAAATCGCTTCAACAGTTGCCCACGTACATTTTAGCCTCTACAATAAGGGCAACTTGATACAACTTAGTTCAGCCATCAAATATGATGACAAAATCATTCCTATTGATAAAGTATTATTGGTGAGTCCACAAATTCTTTACCAAAATGAACAGCTTTTTTTGATAGAAAATGTGGAAGAATTGGATAGTTTGCAGCTCTTTTTAGAACATCCCAATATTTCGGTACGCAAAGAAAAACTATCCGAATTAATTAAAAATGTGGTAATCCCACTTCAAAGCAAACACCCCGTCGACATACAGTTGGATTTGGAAATCAAAGAAACTGAATCCTCTGCAAAAGCACAATTGTACCTCAAAGAAACCGAGGAATTTCTTCTTTTCCAACCCATTGTAGATTATAGCGGTCAGCAGTTAGAATTAGATGGTGCGGCTGAATGGGTCATCGAAAAAGAAGGCGAAATCACCCGAATGGCACGAGATACCGACTTTGAAAAATGGTTCAGTGCATTCATGCAAACCCTTCACCTCGACTTTATACAGCAAGCCACCGAAATTACGAATGGATTGTACTACTTTCTGAACTATGAGGAAGTAATGGAAAATGAGTGGTTTTTGGATGCCTTTGAAAAATTGGAGCAAAAAAACATTGAGGTATTTGGCTTCAAAAGCCTCAGCAAATTTCACTACGATTTGCACCGCCCAATGATGGATTTTGAAGTCACTTCGGGCATTGACTGGTTTGACATTAGAACCGACATCACTTTTGGCGACCAAACCGTTTCACTTAGAGAAGTGCAGAGAGCCTTGTTGAGAAACGAAAATTTTGTGCGCTTGAACAACGGTAAATTGGGAGTTTTGCCTGAAAAATGGCTGATAAAATACGCCGATTTATTCAAACTAAGTACCATCAAAGGCAAACAACTCCGCATCTCCAAAGTCCATTTTTCATTGGTAGATGAACTCTACGAAATGATTGACGATGAGGAGGTTCAAAAAGAATTATTTCTCAAAAAACAAAAACTCAAATCGTTTAGAAATGTCGAAAAAGTGCAAATGCCACTCAACATGAAAGCAAATTTGCGGGACTACCAAAAGGAAGGCTACAATTGGATGAATTTTTTGGACGAATTTCAATGGGGCGGATGTTTGGCAGACGATATGGGCTTGGGAAAAACCCTGCAAGTATTGACCCTACTTCAACACAAAAAAGAGGAAAAGCAAACCAGCACCAACCTCGTAGTTGCGCCAACTACACTACTCTTCAATTGGGAAAAAGAGGTCGAAAAATTCTGTCCCGACCTCACCATATTTCGACACCATGGCCCTTTCAGGGAGAAATCCACTACCGAACACTTTGCAGATTATGACATTATCATTACCTCCTATGGCACATTGACTTCGGATATTGACCTTTTCAGCAAATACCAATTTGACTACATCGTATTGGACGAATCGCAGGCAATCAAAAACCCCTCTACCAAACGCTACAAAGCCTCTCGGTTGTTGAAGGCAACAAACCGAATAGCCCTCACCGGTACGCCCATCGAAAACAACACCTTTGACCTCTATGCCCAGATGAATTTTTTGAACCCAGGGATGTTGGGTAGCATAGAGTTTTTCAAAAAAGAATTTGCCAATCCGATAGACAAGTACAATGATAACATAAAAGCACAGGCACTTCGCAAAATTGTGTATCCTTTTATCTTGCGTCGCACCAAAGAACTGGTAGCCAAGGAGCTACCCGAAAAAACGGAAACAGTATTGTATTGCGAAATGAATGGGCAGCAGCGAAAAGTTTATGAGGCTTTTCGAGACAATTACCGCCTCAAAATACTAGAGAAAATAGATGAAGAAGGAATGTCAAAAGCAGGGATGTATATTTTGGAAGGTCTGATGAAACTCCGCCAAATCTGCAATTCGCCTGCTTTACTGAATGATACCGAGGACTATGGCAAGGACTCTATCAAATTGAAGGAACTGATGGAACACGTCAAAGACATCACTGACAACCATAAAATCTTGGTATTTTCGCAATTTTTAGGAATGTTGGCAATGATTAAAGAACAACTTGAAAAAGAAGGAATTAAATATGAATACCTCGATGGTTCATTGACGGCTACTGCCCGAAAAGATGCGGTTAATCATTTTCAAGAGGATGAAAAATGCCGTATTTTCTTGATTAGCCTCAAAGCAGGTAGCCTCGGATTGACGCTTACCGAAGCTGATTATGTCTATCTCATTGACCCATGGTGGAATCCAGCCGTTGAACAGCAAGCCATTGACCGCACACACCGCATAGGTCAAACCAAAAATGTTTTTGCCTACCGAATGATTTGCCGAGATACCATTGAAGAAAAAATCATGAGCCTGCAAGAAAAGAAGAGGGCATTGGCAGAGGATTTGATTTCTACAGAACAGAGTTTTATGAAACAATTGAACAGGGGAGATGTAGCGTTTTTGTTTAGTTGA
- a CDS encoding YHYH protein yields the protein MKKLHWFPKTLGVLFIAGILLISVAYTFKITQHYKLSAFQQITGDHYLIHLDAQECGIDIEGKLKQKSLYEETIDEAQDKRIIHINGIASHHVGEFPNEGNPNTIHEHEWTFSVPLHPKMAAQTTSGKGFDTGVLFSGVTIDPFTGEFFIASNGLTNHEWNITTLNSLENLGLDCNNAHVQPGGKYHYHGTPSAYLQELGADGLAMLKVGYAADGFPIYYKYGYNENGELVANESGYHLKKGLRPGDGKSAPDGHFNGLYFNDYEYIEGTSALDACNGRWGRTPENEKEYYYLITDNFPSVPLCFAGTPSRELQKQRPPVGRAERPPHPPKSGERHPHPRF from the coding sequence ATGAAAAAATTACATTGGTTTCCCAAGACTTTAGGCGTGTTATTTATTGCAGGTATTTTACTAATTTCTGTTGCTTATACCTTCAAAATCACCCAACACTACAAACTCTCTGCATTTCAGCAAATAACGGGCGATCACTACCTCATTCACCTCGATGCACAAGAATGTGGGATAGACATTGAAGGCAAATTGAAGCAAAAAAGCCTCTACGAAGAAACGATAGATGAAGCGCAAGACAAACGAATCATTCACATCAATGGCATTGCTAGCCATCACGTTGGCGAATTTCCGAATGAGGGCAACCCAAACACAATTCACGAACACGAATGGACTTTTTCGGTGCCGCTACACCCCAAAATGGCTGCTCAAACGACCAGTGGAAAAGGTTTTGATACAGGCGTATTGTTCAGTGGTGTCACCATTGACCCTTTCACGGGCGAATTTTTTATTGCTTCAAACGGACTCACCAACCACGAATGGAACATCACCACCTTAAACTCACTCGAAAATTTGGGCTTGGACTGCAACAATGCCCACGTCCAACCCGGCGGTAAATACCACTATCACGGCACTCCTTCTGCATACCTTCAAGAATTGGGGGCAGACGGTTTGGCAATGCTGAAAGTGGGCTATGCGGCGGATGGATTTCCGATTTACTACAAATATGGCTACAATGAGAACGGTGAATTGGTGGCGAATGAAAGTGGTTATCACCTCAAAAAAGGCCTCCGCCCTGGTGATGGAAAATCTGCTCCCGATGGTCATTTCAATGGGCTGTACTTCAATGACTATGAATACATAGAAGGCACATCTGCTTTGGATGCCTGCAATGGAAGATGGGGTAGAACGCCCGAAAATGAAAAGGAATATTACTATCTGATTACCGACAATTTCCCTTCTGTTCCCTTGTGTTTTGCGGGTACACCGAGCCGAGAACTTCAAAAACAGAGACCGCCAGTAGGAAGAGCGGAACGTCCGCCGCATCCTCCAAAGAGCGGAGAAAGGCATCCGCATCCACGTTTTTAG
- a CDS encoding LptE family protein, whose product MKNILFYCLLIGLFCINACGVKYSFTGTSINPDVKTVSVERIPNQASLVLPSLSQTLEEKLKDKFTTEARLDLVTEEGHAAFSGTITQYDIRPAASGANDQAALNRLTISVRMEYTNSITEENWSSNFTHFSDFDRDANLTDVENSLIDEITDRIVDDIFNKAFSNW is encoded by the coding sequence ATGAAAAATATTCTTTTTTACTGCCTCCTTATTGGATTATTCTGCATCAATGCTTGCGGAGTTAAATACTCGTTTACAGGAACTTCTATCAACCCAGATGTAAAAACGGTCAGTGTGGAACGAATACCCAACCAAGCAAGTCTGGTCTTACCTTCCTTGAGTCAAACATTGGAGGAAAAACTCAAAGACAAATTCACGACGGAAGCCCGTTTGGATTTGGTAACAGAAGAAGGACATGCTGCTTTTAGCGGAACCATCACACAATACGATATACGTCCAGCAGCTTCGGGTGCAAACGATCAAGCAGCTCTGAACCGATTGACCATTAGTGTGCGAATGGAATATACCAATAGTATCACCGAAGAAAACTGGTCGAGCAATTTCACACACTTTTCTGATTTTGACAGAGATGCAAATTTGACCGATGTAGAAAACAGTCTTATTGACGAAATAACGGATAGAATTGTGGACGATATTTTTAACAAAGCCTTTTCTAATTGGTGA
- the hscA gene encoding Fe-S protein assembly chaperone HscA — protein sequence MAKISINIKQGTLLENESAQKDIIVGIDLGTTNSLVAYIDTESGNAVAVKDKGGNNKLVPSIVHFNMDNDGILVGNDAKDFLVTQPENTIYSVKRLMGKSFQDLKEHSDYFGYQVIDDDTESLAKIRVNNRFYTPIELSSLILKQLKHRVEQALNQDVTKAVITVPAYFNDSQRQATRDAGKLAGLEVLRIVNEPTAASLAYGIGLKQGEEKTIAVYDLGGGTFDISILSIDNGIFEVLSTNGDTFLGGDDFDRAIIDYWITENGLDAAALKDDKKAMQTLRLQAESAKIELSTIDGGRWTADENEPQLELSRSKFEELIQPLVDKTLVSCKKALADADLTIEAIDEVVLVGGSTRVPLVKEAVGDFFGRTPHDDLNPDEVVALGAAVQADILAGNQKDMLLIDITPLSLGIETMGGLMDVIIPRNSKLPIKAGRQYTTQIDGQSGMRITVYQGERDLVSDNRKLGEFHLTGIPGMPAGMPKIDISFVLDADGITRVRAKELRSGVEQSIEVKPSYGLSEEEMSKMLLDSIQNAQSDMQVRALQEALNEANSMIRSVERFIQKNSDLLDGSEMEGTNELLNTLKESLASKDKDLIHQHIEALNDFTRPFAERVMDQAIAVAMKGKKI from the coding sequence ATGGCAAAAATATCCATCAACATAAAGCAAGGTACACTACTCGAAAACGAATCGGCTCAGAAAGACATCATTGTGGGCATTGACTTAGGCACGACCAATAGTTTGGTTGCTTACATAGACACCGAAAGCGGCAATGCAGTAGCGGTGAAAGACAAAGGCGGTAACAACAAATTGGTTCCTTCCATTGTACATTTCAATATGGATAATGATGGAATCTTAGTCGGCAATGATGCCAAAGATTTCTTGGTGACACAGCCCGAAAATACCATTTATTCGGTCAAACGATTGATGGGAAAATCTTTTCAAGACCTCAAAGAACATAGTGATTATTTTGGTTATCAAGTGATTGACGATGATACCGAGAGTTTGGCGAAAATTCGGGTAAACAACCGATTTTACACCCCCATTGAATTGTCTTCACTCATTTTGAAGCAATTGAAACACCGAGTCGAACAGGCTTTGAATCAAGATGTTACCAAAGCAGTGATTACTGTTCCCGCTTACTTCAATGATTCCCAACGTCAAGCTACAAGAGATGCGGGGAAATTGGCAGGTTTGGAGGTGTTGCGGATTGTGAACGAACCAACGGCTGCAAGTTTGGCGTATGGCATCGGATTGAAGCAAGGAGAGGAAAAAACCATTGCAGTCTACGACTTGGGTGGAGGTACCTTTGACATTTCTATTTTGAGCATTGATAACGGTATTTTTGAAGTGTTGTCCACCAATGGAGATACTTTTTTGGGCGGTGACGATTTTGATCGAGCCATCATTGATTATTGGATTACTGAAAATGGACTGGATGCTGCTGCATTGAAGGACGACAAAAAAGCCATGCAAACGCTTCGATTGCAGGCAGAAAGTGCGAAAATTGAATTGAGTACGATAGACGGTGGACGGTGGACGGCAGACGAAAATGAGCCGCAATTGGAGTTGTCTCGCAGCAAATTTGAAGAGTTGATTCAGCCTTTGGTGGATAAGACTTTGGTGAGCTGCAAAAAGGCTTTGGCGGATGCTGATTTGACCATTGAAGCGATTGATGAAGTGGTTTTGGTGGGTGGTTCTACGAGAGTTCCTTTAGTGAAAGAAGCAGTGGGTGATTTTTTCGGTAGAACGCCACACGATGATTTGAACCCAGATGAAGTTGTTGCTTTGGGTGCTGCCGTTCAAGCGGATATTTTGGCGGGCAATCAAAAAGATATGTTGTTGATTGACATTACGCCTTTGTCTTTGGGTATAGAAACGATGGGTGGTTTGATGGATGTGATCATTCCCCGCAATTCGAAATTACCGATTAAGGCGGGTCGCCAATACACAACGCAGATTGACGGTCAAAGTGGTATGCGGATTACGGTTTATCAGGGTGAACGGGATTTGGTAAGCGACAACAGAAAATTGGGTGAATTTCACCTAACAGGTATTCCTGGAATGCCTGCGGGGATGCCGAAAATTGACATTAGTTTCGTGCTTGATGCAGATGGGATTACGAGGGTTCGTGCCAAAGAATTACGATCGGGAGTGGAGCAAAGCATTGAAGTGAAGCCGAGTTATGGTTTGAGTGAGGAGGAAATGTCGAAAATGTTGTTGGATTCTATTCAAAATGCTCAGTCAGATATGCAGGTGAGGGCATTGCAAGAGGCACTCAACGAGGCTAATAGTATGATTAGAAGCGTAGAGCGTTTTATCCAAAAAAATAGTGATTTGCTTGATGGTTCTGAAATGGAAGGCACAAACGAACTTTTGAATACTTTGAAGGAAAGTTTGGCTTCTAAGGACAAGGATTTGATTCACCAACACATTGAAGCCCTCAATGATTTTACCCGACCTTTTGCAGAACGGGTGATGGATCAGGCGATTGCAGTGGCGATGAAAGGTAAGAAGATTTGA
- a CDS encoding helix-turn-helix domain-containing protein, with product MTLQEGKEQFVQTWGALGSKWGINRTMAQVHALLLVSPEAMTASEVKEALEISMGNANMNLRALIDWGLIRKENKLGHRKEYYYAEKDIWKITQQIIAERKKRELAPIQSVLSELQQIEGEGEDVDAFKKMIGDLTEFSSVADKTLDTIANSDKNWIVNSFVKLLVNKK from the coding sequence ATGACACTGCAAGAAGGTAAGGAACAATTTGTTCAAACATGGGGTGCTTTGGGTTCTAAATGGGGCATCAACCGCACAATGGCGCAAGTACATGCTTTGTTGCTGGTTTCGCCCGAAGCTATGACCGCTTCGGAGGTGAAAGAAGCCTTGGAAATTTCGATGGGCAATGCCAACATGAATTTGAGGGCATTGATTGACTGGGGATTAATCAGAAAGGAAAACAAATTGGGGCATCGAAAAGAATACTACTACGCCGAAAAAGACATCTGGAAAATTACCCAACAAATCATCGCTGAACGCAAAAAGAGAGAATTGGCTCCGATTCAGTCGGTTTTGAGTGAACTGCAACAAATTGAAGGAGAGGGAGAAGATGTCGATGCCTTCAAAAAAATGATTGGCGACCTCACCGAATTTTCAAGTGTTGCCGACAAAACACTGGACACCATAGCCAATTCTGATAAAAATTGGATTGTCAATTCGTTTGTCAAATTGTTGGTAAACAAGAAATAA
- a CDS encoding TIGR02206 family membrane protein, whose protein sequence is MNSPFLNNNNDFHIGGIQHIVVLLISIVLGVSIIRYATKKLSPSQQYRLGLNLALFIAFSQITWMLIRLYLGVFNPAEDFPFVLCHFMALMLPLFMFTLHRVLYEIFYFWILAGTIQAILTPHLINGFPNYTFFAFWIVHCGLVIIILYATIVYRMRPFVSSIFKSFLILQVYVILSFVINYILDANYNYICHKPPTASILDYLGEWPWYIIGGEGIVLLLFFMVYSPFWIRDKWKEVNVTEIPKKTQILKGHKS, encoded by the coding sequence ATGAATTCACCCTTTCTAAACAACAACAATGATTTCCATATAGGAGGCATACAGCATATCGTTGTATTGTTAATATCTATTGTGTTGGGTGTATCAATCATACGATATGCTACAAAAAAATTATCCCCTTCACAACAGTACCGTTTAGGGTTGAATTTGGCTCTTTTTATTGCGTTTTCTCAAATTACTTGGATGTTGATTCGCTTGTATTTAGGGGTGTTTAATCCAGCAGAGGATTTCCCCTTTGTGCTTTGTCATTTCATGGCATTAATGCTGCCTTTGTTCATGTTTACCCTTCACCGTGTACTTTATGAAATTTTCTATTTTTGGATTTTAGCAGGTACTATACAAGCGATTCTCACCCCTCATCTCATCAATGGTTTCCCCAATTACACTTTTTTTGCTTTTTGGATTGTGCATTGTGGTTTGGTAATCATCATTTTGTATGCCACGATTGTTTATAGAATGCGTCCATTTGTCAGTAGTATTTTCAAATCTTTTCTAATACTACAAGTTTATGTGATCCTATCTTTTGTGATAAATTATATTTTAGATGCCAACTACAATTATATTTGTCACAAACCTCCAACGGCTTCTATATTGGATTATTTGGGCGAATGGCCTTGGTATATCATTGGAGGAGAAGGAATTGTTTTGTTGCTATTTTTTATGGTTTACAGTCCATTTTGGATTAGGGATAAATGGAAAGAGGTAAATGTTACTGAAATACCCAAAAAAACACAAATTTTGAAAGGCCATAAAAGCTAA